From Streptomyces sp. CMB-StM0423, a single genomic window includes:
- a CDS encoding DUF6271 family protein: MARICLTLPTNRACAATIAAVHEEAVHAAAHFGAEVHFLILDSAAARDRAGHAAAVAGLPPVPGVVVHHLGEAEQRTFLAAVLRRARVAGAEKLLRLLLPDAVSYGACTDRAFLLAAALGCRSVHRRDSDSRYQTAGGRPVFPVHHELATLGLPAADAARRVDADALNPLHAHKPVSLVGASFVGEMSVDIAEVNDLDPAVYHDVVSLWAPPHWPEERKRALVEESFKGAGTEAFGGDHAVLGAVDPMRVDMCNVAFRRGVYEAVPLPPATDTIGSDYFLLHLVHDATLPGVLHNRHVVNYHTGERKTGAGFTAYQMRFAKFLLSMRYFNVVYGELAAAGAALLDDRHRPRAAAVGEPVARSARLDRDENVMRLTALEIGYRKLGGRYAEFAGLLAARGPDLLDEAARDMADFALLIAAWEPLVRASAATDVPGTVR; encoded by the coding sequence GTGGCACGCATCTGCCTGACGCTGCCCACGAACCGCGCCTGCGCGGCCACCATCGCCGCCGTCCACGAGGAAGCCGTCCACGCCGCCGCCCACTTCGGCGCCGAGGTGCACTTCCTGATCCTCGACTCCGCCGCCGCCCGCGACCGCGCGGGCCACGCCGCCGCGGTCGCCGGGCTGCCGCCCGTGCCCGGGGTCGTCGTGCACCACCTCGGCGAGGCCGAGCAGCGTACGTTCCTCGCCGCCGTGCTCCGCCGCGCCCGGGTCGCGGGGGCGGAGAAGCTGCTGCGCCTGCTGCTGCCCGACGCCGTGTCGTACGGCGCCTGCACCGACCGCGCGTTCCTCCTCGCCGCCGCCCTCGGCTGCCGCTCGGTGCACCGCCGGGACTCCGACAGCCGCTACCAGACGGCCGGCGGCCGGCCCGTCTTCCCCGTCCACCACGAACTCGCCACCCTCGGGCTTCCCGCCGCCGACGCGGCCCGCCGGGTCGACGCCGACGCGCTGAACCCGCTGCACGCCCACAAGCCCGTCTCGCTCGTCGGCGCCTCCTTCGTCGGCGAGATGTCCGTCGACATCGCCGAGGTCAACGACCTCGATCCCGCCGTCTACCACGACGTCGTGAGCCTCTGGGCGCCGCCGCACTGGCCGGAGGAGCGCAAGCGGGCGCTGGTCGAGGAGTCCTTCAAGGGCGCGGGCACCGAGGCGTTCGGCGGCGACCACGCCGTCCTCGGCGCCGTCGACCCGATGCGCGTCGACATGTGCAACGTCGCCTTCCGCCGCGGCGTGTACGAGGCCGTACCGCTGCCGCCCGCCACCGACACGATCGGCAGCGACTACTTCCTCCTCCACCTCGTCCACGACGCCACCCTGCCCGGCGTCCTGCACAACCGGCACGTCGTCAACTACCACACCGGTGAGCGGAAGACCGGCGCCGGTTTCACCGCGTACCAGATGCGGTTCGCCAAGTTCCTGCTGTCGATGCGGTACTTCAACGTCGTCTACGGCGAACTGGCCGCCGCCGGCGCCGCGCTCCTCGACGACCGGCACCGCCCGCGCGCCGCCGCCGTCGGCGAACCGGTCGCGCGCAGCGCGCGGCTCGACCGCGACGAGAACGTCATGCGGCTGACGGCCCTGGAGATCGGGTACCGCAAGCTCGGCGGCAGATACGCGGAGTTCGCCGGCCTGCTGGCCGCGCGCGGCCCTGACCTGCTGGACGAGGCCGCCCGCGACATGGCCGACTTCGCGCTGCTGATCGCCGCGTGGGAGCCGCTGGTACGGGCGAGCGCGGCGACGGACGTGCCGGGGACCGTCCGGTGA
- a CDS encoding phytanoyl-CoA dioxygenase family protein → MPDPGPYLYRAASDTPYFSADGESYLARTPLRDIRKSRPLRVLSDEDYAHWQTYGYVVVREAIPAEAAALLLDFAWDFQGLDPDRPETWYEDREFRSDLDRDLHVYGFVEAYQHQLIWDSRQTRRVYDAFADVWDCDELWVTLDRLNLNPPNVGNRSRTLIEPNDTGFDIELHWDVDTTLAVLPQRVQGIIALNDTRPDRGGFQCAPELFRDFEKWKLGRPADRDPIRPNTDRAEFPVVRPELAAGDLLIWNGLLAHGVAANASESGVRAVQYLSMMPALEEHERLRRSRVESWRTLSTPDWNATLLGDSRRHESERYGPAALTGLGRKLLGLDSWRGPAPDAAPGGTAGGRAAAEPERTGEPWHASA, encoded by the coding sequence ATGCCCGACCCCGGCCCGTACCTTTACCGTGCCGCTTCCGACACCCCGTACTTCAGCGCCGACGGCGAGTCCTACCTCGCCCGCACCCCGTTACGCGACATCCGTAAGTCCCGCCCGCTGCGCGTGCTGTCCGACGAGGACTACGCCCACTGGCAGACCTACGGCTACGTCGTGGTCAGGGAAGCGATACCCGCGGAAGCCGCCGCCCTGCTGCTCGACTTCGCCTGGGACTTCCAGGGCCTGGACCCCGACCGCCCCGAGACCTGGTACGAGGACCGCGAGTTCCGCTCCGACCTCGACCGCGACCTGCACGTCTACGGCTTCGTCGAGGCGTACCAGCACCAGTTGATCTGGGACAGCCGCCAGACCCGCCGCGTCTACGACGCCTTCGCCGACGTCTGGGACTGCGACGAGCTGTGGGTGACGCTCGACCGGCTGAACCTCAACCCGCCCAACGTCGGCAACCGCAGCCGCACCCTCATCGAGCCCAACGACACCGGCTTCGACATCGAGCTGCACTGGGACGTCGACACCACCCTCGCCGTCCTCCCGCAGCGCGTGCAGGGCATCATCGCGCTCAACGACACCCGCCCCGACCGCGGCGGCTTCCAGTGCGCTCCCGAACTGTTCCGCGACTTCGAGAAGTGGAAGCTCGGCCGGCCCGCGGACCGCGACCCGATCCGGCCGAACACCGACCGCGCCGAGTTCCCCGTCGTACGCCCGGAACTGGCCGCCGGCGACCTGCTGATCTGGAACGGGCTGCTGGCCCACGGCGTCGCCGCGAACGCCTCGGAAAGCGGCGTACGCGCCGTGCAGTACCTCTCGATGATGCCCGCCCTGGAGGAGCACGAGCGGCTGCGCCGCTCGCGCGTCGAGTCCTGGCGCACCCTGAGCACCCCCGACTGGAACGCCACCCTGCTCGGCGACTCCCGCCGGCACGAGTCCGAGCGGTACGGACCCGCCGCGCTGACCGGCCTCGGCCGCAAGCTCCTCGGGCTCGACTCCTGGCGCGGGCCCGCGCCGGACGCCGCACCCGGCGGGACCGCCGGGGGCCGGGCCGCGGCGGAGCCGGAGCGGACGGGGGAGCCGTGGCACGCATCTGCCTGA
- a CDS encoding nuclear transport factor 2 family protein — protein MAAQLTDPVVAAFVAALNAGDRDAFFALLTDDATMTDDGTERDLAAWTDKEVFSSAGHMDVESVGPDGRSLVATYTNSTWGGMRTRWSFTVDGDRISHFDTGQA, from the coding sequence ATGGCCGCCCAGCTCACCGACCCCGTCGTGGCCGCCTTCGTCGCGGCGCTCAACGCCGGTGACAGGGACGCGTTCTTCGCGCTCCTGACCGACGACGCGACCATGACCGACGACGGCACCGAGCGGGACCTGGCCGCGTGGACCGACAAGGAGGTCTTCTCCTCCGCCGGGCACATGGACGTCGAGTCCGTCGGCCCCGACGGCCGGTCGCTCGTGGCCACGTACACGAACTCCACCTGGGGCGGCATGCGCACCCGCTGGTCCTTCACCGTCGACGGCGACCGCATCAGCCACTTCGACACCGGGCAGGCGTGA
- a CDS encoding acyltransferase domain-containing protein produces the protein MDLRTALLLPGQGAYRPGAFAGPVSAPVAELLAVVDGVAAEFGHAPVSPLLTDAGTDAADGRRLAGTDPFALQLAIYAAALVYAREADLRAPADVVLGHSMGEMAAAAHAGCFTAADGARIAAHRARALEHCAAGTGGMLALTLPARRATALLAAAELPGARLAVVNAPRHVVVSGPGDALGRLAALADVLGVRAVRLTAPYPFHNPLLATAQAEFAAAIEGIPERPAQRRLYSPALGGLVTDDTDVKASLIAQVTRPVDFLAALRELQTYGLESVVECGRAGLGELVRQAVGCGAQTADRWLATGTREGPAAPAAGAAAQVAVPMAPPVPDSGAWAPVSAPAARERPAAAIPVAEPAPVHVPATAPAAPDPTAAGPAARVPGPVPALSPAGPAAGGDVLAALQQVYADRLGYPVEAMDPDADLEGDLGIDSLKRMEVLSTLIDRFGLHHVADDTRFALQSTLGGLARLIDETGRTTAPTAVRADG, from the coding sequence ATGGATCTCAGAACCGCACTGCTGCTGCCGGGCCAGGGCGCCTACCGGCCCGGCGCGTTCGCCGGGCCGGTGAGCGCCCCGGTCGCCGAGCTGCTGGCCGTCGTCGACGGAGTCGCCGCCGAGTTCGGCCACGCCCCGGTCTCGCCGCTGCTCACCGACGCCGGCACCGACGCCGCGGACGGCCGCCGGCTCGCCGGGACCGACCCGTTCGCGCTCCAGCTCGCGATCTACGCGGCGGCGCTCGTGTACGCCCGCGAGGCCGACCTGCGCGCGCCCGCCGACGTCGTACTCGGCCACAGCATGGGTGAGATGGCCGCCGCCGCCCACGCCGGCTGCTTCACCGCCGCAGACGGCGCCCGCATCGCCGCCCACCGCGCCCGCGCCCTGGAGCACTGCGCGGCCGGCACCGGCGGCATGCTCGCACTCACCCTGCCGGCCCGCCGCGCCACCGCGCTGCTCGCCGCCGCGGAGCTGCCGGGCGCCCGGCTCGCGGTCGTCAACGCGCCGCGGCACGTCGTCGTCTCAGGACCCGGGGATGCCCTCGGCCGCCTCGCCGCGCTCGCCGACGTCCTCGGCGTACGGGCCGTCCGGCTCACCGCGCCGTACCCGTTCCACAACCCGCTGCTGGCCACCGCCCAGGCCGAGTTCGCGGCGGCGATCGAGGGCATCCCCGAGCGCCCGGCGCAGCGCCGCCTGTACTCGCCGGCCCTCGGCGGGCTCGTCACGGACGACACCGACGTCAAGGCTTCGCTGATCGCACAGGTGACCCGGCCCGTCGACTTCCTCGCCGCCCTGCGCGAGTTGCAGACCTACGGGCTGGAGTCGGTGGTGGAGTGCGGCCGCGCGGGACTCGGGGAACTGGTCCGGCAGGCGGTGGGCTGCGGGGCGCAGACGGCGGACCGGTGGCTCGCGACGGGTACGCGGGAGGGGCCGGCGGCACCGGCCGCCGGGGCGGCCGCACAGGTCGCCGTGCCGATGGCGCCTCCGGTGCCCGACTCCGGTGCCTGGGCGCCGGTCTCGGCGCCTGCGGCGCGGGAGCGGCCTGCGGCGGCGATACCGGTGGCGGAGCCCGCCCCCGTTCACGTACCCGCAACGGCGCCCGCGGCGCCGGATCCCACGGCGGCCGGGCCCGCGGCGCGCGTCCCCGGCCCCGTACCCGCGCTTTCACCCGCCGGGCCCGCCGCGGGCGGAGACGTGCTCGCCGCACTTCAGCAGGTCTACGCCGACCGGCTCGGGTACCCCGTCGAGGCCATGGACCCCGACGCCGACCTCGAAGGCGACCTCGGCATCGACTCGCTCAAGCGCATGGAGGTGCTGAGCACGCTGATCGACCGCTTCGGCCTGCACCACGTGGCCGACGACACCCGCTTCGCCCTGCAGTCCACCCTCGGCGGCCTCGCCCGCCTCATCGACGAGACCGGCCGCACCACCGCCCCCACCGCCGTACGGGCCGATGGCTGA
- a CDS encoding type III PLP-dependent enzyme produces MTAAVRPPRPAPPAPPATTAAVTARLRAALAAADDDRIIYDLPGIEERYDELRRRLPGVDVRFAMKACPVDEVLARLAEKGAGFDAASPGEVAQALRTGAPAARIHYGNTVKSDRGILAAHRLGVRDFATDSPEDVLAIAALAPGARVFCRLATSGEGALWGLSRKFGCTPGEAVRVLAGARAAGLTPAGLSVHVGSQQMTAAAWRRAFDTFADVLAALARRGIHLDHVNLGGGLPALGYRDLRGRPLVPELDETFAAIRAGMARLRAAARGPLRFVVEPGRHLVADHGAIRAHVARLSSRRHPDGGRGYWLFLSCGKFNGLYEVDQLQYPLVFPSHGAAAELVPAVVAGPTCDSDDVLAEGRVPVQVPRAAASGDPVWILSSGAYAVSYMTRGFNGYGPLPHTCLRAG; encoded by the coding sequence GTGACCGCGGCGGTACGGCCCCCGCGGCCGGCCCCGCCGGCGCCCCCCGCGACGACCGCCGCCGTGACCGCGCGGCTGCGCGCCGCACTCGCCGCCGCCGACGACGACCGGATCATCTACGACCTGCCCGGCATCGAGGAGCGCTACGACGAGCTGCGGCGCCGGCTGCCCGGCGTCGACGTCAGGTTCGCGATGAAGGCGTGCCCCGTCGACGAGGTGCTCGCCCGGCTCGCGGAGAAGGGCGCCGGGTTCGACGCCGCCAGCCCCGGCGAGGTCGCGCAGGCGCTCCGCACCGGCGCGCCCGCGGCCCGTATCCACTACGGCAACACCGTCAAGTCCGACCGCGGCATCCTCGCCGCGCACCGCCTCGGGGTCCGCGACTTCGCCACCGACAGCCCCGAGGACGTGCTGGCCATCGCCGCACTCGCTCCCGGCGCGCGGGTGTTCTGCCGGCTCGCCACCAGCGGCGAGGGCGCGCTGTGGGGGCTCAGCCGGAAGTTCGGCTGCACGCCCGGGGAGGCGGTGCGGGTGCTCGCCGGGGCACGGGCCGCGGGGCTCACCCCGGCCGGTCTTTCCGTGCACGTCGGCTCGCAGCAGATGACGGCCGCGGCGTGGCGCCGCGCCTTCGACACCTTCGCGGACGTGCTGGCGGCCCTGGCCCGGCGCGGCATCCACCTCGACCATGTCAACCTCGGCGGCGGCCTGCCCGCGCTCGGCTACCGTGACCTGCGCGGCCGGCCGCTGGTGCCGGAGCTGGACGAGACGTTCGCGGCGATCCGCGCCGGCATGGCGCGGCTGCGCGCCGCGGCCCGCGGCCCGCTGCGCTTCGTCGTCGAGCCGGGCCGGCACCTGGTCGCCGACCACGGCGCGATCCGGGCGCACGTCGCGCGGCTCTCCTCACGGCGGCACCCGGACGGCGGGCGGGGCTACTGGCTCTTCCTGAGCTGCGGCAAGTTCAACGGCCTGTACGAGGTCGACCAGTTGCAGTACCCGCTGGTGTTCCCCTCCCACGGCGCCGCCGCGGAGCTGGTGCCGGCCGTCGTCGCCGGACCCACCTGCGACAGCGACGACGTCCTGGCGGAGGGCCGCGTACCGGTGCAGGTGCCCAGGGCGGCCGCGTCCGGGGATCCGGTGTGGATCCTCTCCAGCGGCGCGTACGCCGTCAGTTACATGACCCGGGGGTTCAACGGCTATGGCCCGCTACCGCACACCTGCCTGCGCGCCGGCTGA
- a CDS encoding glycoside hydrolase family 3 protein produces the protein MAANNPELARLANSVLQPGFVGTTAPDWLRRRIGEGLASVVLFGRNIVHPEQVAALTAELRAENPDLIIAIDEEAGDVTRIEAGTGATRPGNLALGAVDDVELTEQVAYDIGRQLHAMGVSLNYAPSADVNSNPKNPVIGVRSFGARTDLVCRHTAAWIRGLQSAGVAACAKHFPGHGDTSVDSHHGLPHVAADAREIARTALPPFTAAMEAGVRTVMTAHMLIPAYDDTLPATLSPRIIRDLLRDELGFTGLVVTDGIEMGAVSDLYGIDGATVRALAGGVDAVCVGGENAEESVTTDLTAAIVAAVRDGSLPAERLAEAAARVHEFAAWSAALTRGVPAGDPRGGDGAHHEIGLVAARRAVRVHHDPAGPARFPLAGDPHVVEFSPVTSLAIDGRTPWGVAEPLRALRPGTTSVRLGESELTGAAGGAADVLDGRALRPADGRELVVVVRDAARHPWMWQALADLLRRRPDALVVEMGLPAEDRLGAVHLSTHGATRVSGIAAAEVLTGAV, from the coding sequence ATGGCAGCCAACAACCCCGAACTCGCCCGGCTTGCCAACTCGGTTCTCCAGCCGGGGTTCGTGGGCACGACCGCGCCCGACTGGCTGCGCCGCAGAATCGGCGAGGGCCTGGCGTCCGTGGTCCTGTTCGGCCGCAACATCGTCCACCCCGAGCAGGTGGCCGCCCTCACCGCCGAGCTGCGCGCCGAGAACCCCGACCTGATCATCGCCATCGACGAGGAGGCCGGCGACGTCACCAGGATCGAGGCCGGCACCGGCGCCACCCGCCCCGGCAACCTCGCCCTCGGCGCCGTCGACGACGTCGAGCTGACCGAGCAGGTCGCGTACGACATCGGCCGCCAACTGCACGCCATGGGCGTCTCGCTCAACTACGCCCCCTCCGCCGACGTCAACTCCAACCCCAAGAACCCCGTCATCGGCGTCCGCTCCTTCGGCGCCCGCACCGACCTCGTCTGCCGGCACACCGCCGCCTGGATCCGCGGCCTGCAGTCCGCAGGCGTCGCCGCCTGCGCCAAGCACTTCCCCGGCCACGGCGACACCAGCGTCGACTCCCACCACGGCCTGCCGCACGTCGCCGCCGACGCCCGCGAGATCGCCCGCACCGCGCTGCCGCCGTTCACCGCCGCCATGGAGGCGGGCGTACGCACCGTCATGACGGCGCACATGCTCATCCCCGCCTACGACGACACCCTCCCCGCCACCCTCAGCCCCCGCATCATCCGCGACCTGCTGCGTGACGAACTCGGCTTCACCGGCCTCGTCGTCACCGACGGCATCGAGATGGGCGCCGTCTCCGATCTGTACGGCATCGACGGCGCCACCGTCCGCGCGCTCGCCGGCGGCGTCGACGCCGTCTGCGTCGGCGGCGAGAACGCCGAGGAGTCCGTCACCACCGACCTGACCGCCGCCATCGTCGCCGCCGTGCGCGACGGCAGCCTGCCCGCGGAGCGGCTCGCGGAAGCCGCCGCCCGGGTACACGAGTTCGCCGCCTGGTCCGCCGCGCTGACCCGCGGCGTCCCCGCCGGCGACCCCCGCGGCGGCGACGGGGCCCACCACGAGATCGGCCTCGTCGCCGCCCGCCGCGCCGTCCGGGTCCACCACGACCCGGCGGGCCCGGCCCGCTTCCCCCTCGCCGGCGATCCGCACGTCGTCGAGTTCTCGCCCGTCACCAGCCTCGCCATCGACGGCCGTACGCCCTGGGGCGTCGCCGAACCGCTGCGCGCCCTGCGCCCCGGCACCACCTCGGTGCGCCTCGGCGAGTCCGAGCTGACCGGCGCGGCCGGCGGCGCCGCTGACGTGCTCGACGGCCGGGCGCTGCGCCCGGCCGACGGCCGCGAGCTGGTCGTCGTCGTCCGCGACGCCGCCCGCCACCCGTGGATGTGGCAGGCCCTGGCCGACCTGCTGCGGCGCCGGCCCGACGCGCTCGTCGTCGAGATGGGGCTGCCCGCCGAGGACCGGCTCGGCGCCGTGCACCTGTCGACCCACGGTGCCACGCGCGTCTCCGGCATCGCCGCGGCCGAGGTCCTCACCGGCGCGGTGTGA
- a CDS encoding DUF4188 domain-containing protein, which produces MLPTARTLYDDRDRLGERDDPGRDPDDMARIEQGRVNVDTGHGFVLFLVGMRINYLWKVHRWWPAFTAMPKLLVELGEDPELGLLGSRMSRRGRTITVVQYWRSAAHIEEFSKSREHRHRSYWKWFNRAVGSGGDVGIWHELYHVQPGSYEARYINMPEFGLGAAFSAEPGRRAEPE; this is translated from the coding sequence ATGTTGCCGACGGCGAGGACGCTCTACGATGACCGCGACCGGCTCGGCGAGCGCGACGACCCCGGAAGGGACCCGGACGACATGGCGCGGATAGAGCAGGGCAGGGTGAATGTCGACACCGGCCACGGATTCGTCCTCTTCCTTGTGGGAATGCGGATCAATTACCTCTGGAAGGTGCACAGGTGGTGGCCGGCGTTCACCGCGATGCCGAAGCTGCTGGTGGAACTCGGCGAGGATCCGGAACTCGGACTGCTGGGCAGCAGAATGAGCCGCAGGGGACGTACGATCACGGTCGTGCAGTACTGGCGTTCGGCCGCACACATCGAGGAGTTCTCGAAATCGCGGGAACACCGGCACAGGTCGTACTGGAAGTGGTTCAACCGCGCCGTCGGCAGCGGCGGGGACGTCGGCATCTGGCACGAGCTGTACCACGTGCAGCCGGGATCCTATGAGGCCCGCTATATCAACATGCCGGAATTCGGGCTCGGCGCCGCTTTCAGCGCGGAACCGGGCCGCAGAGCCGAACCGGAATGA
- a CDS encoding HAD-IA family hydrolase produces the protein MGFRDVGDHGRTRSLDVHAVLFDMDGTLVESAAAMDRHTRRWARRHSLDPEKVIRASHGRRDIDVIRELAPHADPHAELAWFDHLSCTDAAGVRAAPGARRLLDALPPRRWGLVTSATRSVARSRMAAAGLPLPDVLVCAEDVTAGKPSPEGYLTAAARVGAPPSYCLVVEDADVGLRAARAAGMPALAVAGPPGPVHGHRIAGLGALSVTAH, from the coding sequence GTGGGATTCCGCGATGTCGGCGACCACGGCAGGACGCGTTCGCTCGACGTACACGCCGTGCTGTTCGACATGGACGGCACACTGGTGGAATCCGCGGCCGCAATGGACCGTCACACCCGCAGGTGGGCGAGGCGCCATTCCCTCGACCCGGAGAAGGTCATCCGGGCCTCCCACGGGCGCCGCGACATCGACGTCATCCGCGAACTGGCCCCGCACGCCGACCCGCACGCCGAGCTGGCCTGGTTCGACCACCTGTCCTGCACCGACGCCGCCGGCGTCCGCGCCGCACCAGGCGCCCGGCGGCTGCTCGACGCCCTGCCCCCGCGCCGCTGGGGGCTGGTGACCTCCGCGACCCGGAGCGTCGCCCGCAGCCGGATGGCGGCAGCCGGGCTGCCGCTGCCCGACGTCCTGGTCTGCGCCGAGGACGTCACCGCCGGCAAGCCCAGCCCCGAGGGGTACCTGACCGCCGCCGCCCGCGTCGGCGCACCCCCGTCGTACTGCCTCGTGGTCGAGGACGCCGACGTCGGCCTGCGCGCCGCCCGCGCCGCGGGCATGCCCGCGCTCGCGGTCGCCGGACCGCCGGGCCCCGTCCACGGCCACCGGATCGCGGGCCTCGGCGCCCTCTCCGTCACCGCCCACTGA
- a CDS encoding 4'-phosphopantetheinyl transferase family protein, protein MAEHARGRAPERDGGVPGEAAGAAAVASGAGAAGAADGSGAAVRVADAPGGVFAGVRVTPGAAAPPGLPGGARVWAFDAGPGAEPDLSALDDAERRRHASFLRRADRIRYGVAHAELRRLLGELTGTAPAALRFGRRACPRCGGPHGRPVLERPAGGPEFSLSHGGALVLVAVAPGPVGVDVEPVKAAPPEPSVVERLHPAERAVVRTAPEALRSAAFTRLWTRKEAYLKGLGVGLGRALDADDVSTAVPGWHLVDLAPGNGHAGALAVVSAGVADTVGEIRTRGAELP, encoded by the coding sequence ATGGCGGAGCACGCGCGAGGCCGGGCGCCGGAGCGGGACGGGGGAGTTCCCGGGGAAGCGGCCGGGGCGGCTGCGGTGGCGAGCGGCGCCGGCGCGGCCGGAGCCGCGGACGGGTCCGGGGCGGCGGTGCGGGTCGCGGACGCGCCCGGCGGTGTCTTCGCGGGCGTACGGGTCACGCCCGGCGCCGCCGCGCCGCCGGGGCTGCCGGGGGGCGCGCGGGTCTGGGCGTTCGACGCCGGGCCCGGCGCAGAGCCCGACCTGTCGGCGCTCGACGACGCCGAGCGGCGGCGGCACGCGAGCTTCCTGCGCCGGGCCGACCGGATCCGCTACGGCGTCGCCCACGCCGAGCTGCGCCGGCTGCTGGGCGAGCTGACCGGCACCGCGCCCGCGGCGCTCCGCTTCGGCCGGCGGGCCTGCCCCCGGTGCGGCGGTCCGCACGGCCGGCCGGTGCTCGAACGGCCCGCGGGCGGCCCGGAGTTCTCGCTGTCGCACGGCGGTGCGCTGGTGCTCGTCGCCGTCGCGCCCGGCCCGGTGGGCGTCGACGTGGAGCCGGTCAAGGCCGCGCCGCCCGAGCCGAGTGTGGTGGAGCGGCTGCACCCGGCGGAGCGCGCGGTGGTGCGGACGGCGCCTGAGGCGCTGCGCTCCGCCGCGTTCACGCGGCTGTGGACGCGCAAGGAGGCGTACCTCAAAGGACTCGGCGTGGGCCTCGGCCGCGCCCTCGACGCGGACGACGTCTCCACCGCCGTGCCGGGCTGGCACCTGGTCGATCTGGCGCCGGGGAACGGCCACGCGGGGGCGCTGGCCGTGGTGTCCGCGGGCGTCGCGGACACCGTCGGGGAAATCCGCACACGCGGCGCCGAATTACCCTGA
- a CDS encoding GNAT family N-acetyltransferase yields the protein MARYRTPACAPADVRIRHIAAHDWGAIAALEDRAYAGRALAEGRAALESRGRASPGTCFVLDADGAPEGYLLALPYPEFRCPDLRGAEESRHATENLHLHDIVVAEHLRGAGLAGRLLARLTATARARRFRRISLVAVAGTSAFWTRRGYRPHYDVAPPPGYGPWAVYMSREAGR from the coding sequence ATGGCCCGCTACCGCACACCTGCCTGCGCGCCGGCTGACGTGCGCATCCGGCACATCGCCGCCCACGACTGGGGCGCCATCGCCGCGCTGGAGGACCGCGCGTACGCCGGCCGGGCGCTCGCCGAGGGCCGGGCGGCCCTGGAGTCGCGCGGCCGGGCCTCGCCCGGCACCTGCTTCGTCCTGGACGCCGACGGCGCCCCGGAGGGCTACTTACTGGCGCTGCCGTACCCGGAGTTCCGCTGTCCCGACCTGCGCGGCGCGGAGGAGTCCCGGCACGCCACCGAGAACCTGCACCTGCACGACATCGTCGTGGCCGAGCACCTGCGCGGCGCCGGCCTCGCGGGGCGCCTGCTCGCCCGGCTCACCGCCACCGCCCGCGCCCGCCGGTTCCGCCGGATCTCCCTCGTCGCCGTCGCCGGCACCTCGGCGTTCTGGACCCGCCGCGGCTACCGCCCGCACTACGACGTGGCACCCCCGCCCGGCTACGGCCCGTGGGCGGTCTACATGTCCAGGGAAGCGGGCCGATGA
- a CDS encoding MFS transporter translates to MPRIRDDFRRAQVAIAALFCFLGFQYVTWVSRLPRVKDELDLTATELGLLLMACGAGAAASFPLVAHLMKAIGAKRLAFASAGALLLFLPAFAAAPDYPVALVVVAADGVAVGCLNVAMNAQGAALEKIHERTAMAKMHATFSAGSLAAALLASAVQTATEEMAAHFAVAAVLLLALLAVARTGLPAEDGFRQPEKERRRRRLPSRVTLWMGCAMALGTLTEGAMNDWSTLYLEDVADAAPEIAPLGIAVVSVMMVVARLFADGWRTRWGDGPVVRLGSALAGTGLALAVLAGGVVPALLGFACVGLGVAAVTPCVYVAAAREGPDALSLVASMGTTGLLGGPAVIGFIAGGAGLAWGMGAVAASALLVSLCTTRIRWPALSNA, encoded by the coding sequence ATGCCGCGGATACGCGACGACTTCCGCCGCGCCCAGGTGGCCATCGCGGCGCTCTTCTGCTTCCTGGGCTTCCAGTACGTCACCTGGGTGTCCCGGCTGCCGCGGGTCAAGGACGAGCTGGACCTGACGGCGACCGAGCTGGGGCTGCTGCTCATGGCCTGCGGCGCGGGTGCGGCGGCCTCCTTCCCGCTGGTCGCCCACCTCATGAAGGCGATCGGCGCCAAGCGCCTCGCGTTCGCCTCGGCCGGCGCCCTGCTGCTGTTCCTGCCCGCGTTCGCCGCCGCGCCCGACTACCCGGTGGCGCTGGTCGTGGTTGCGGCCGACGGTGTCGCCGTCGGCTGCCTGAACGTGGCGATGAACGCGCAGGGTGCCGCGCTGGAGAAGATCCACGAGCGCACCGCCATGGCGAAGATGCACGCGACGTTCAGCGCCGGGTCGCTGGCCGCCGCGCTGCTGGCGTCCGCCGTCCAGACCGCGACCGAGGAGATGGCCGCGCACTTCGCGGTGGCCGCGGTGCTGCTCCTCGCGCTGCTCGCCGTCGCCCGCACCGGGCTGCCCGCCGAGGACGGCTTCCGGCAGCCGGAGAAGGAGCGCCGCCGCCGGCGGCTGCCCTCGCGCGTCACGCTGTGGATGGGGTGCGCGATGGCCCTCGGCACCCTCACCGAGGGCGCCATGAACGACTGGTCGACGCTCTACCTGGAGGACGTCGCCGACGCGGCGCCCGAGATCGCGCCGCTCGGCATCGCGGTGGTCTCCGTGATGATGGTCGTCGCCCGCCTCTTCGCCGACGGCTGGCGCACCCGCTGGGGCGACGGCCCCGTGGTCAGGCTCGGCAGCGCGCTGGCGGGCACGGGCCTCGCCCTCGCGGTGCTCGCGGGCGGGGTGGTGCCGGCGCTCCTCGGGTTCGCGTGCGTCGGGCTGGGCGTGGCGGCCGTGACGCCGTGCGTGTACGTCGCGGCCGCCCGGGAGGGGCCCGACGCGCTGTCCCTGGTGGCGTCGATGGGCACCACGGGGCTGCTGGGCGGGCCCGCGGTGATCGGCTTCATCGCGGGTGGTGCCGGGCTGGCGTGGGGCATGGGTGCCGTCGCCGCGTCCGCGCTGCTCGTATCGCTGTGCACGACGCGTATACGCTGGCCCGCGCTGAGCAACGCCTGA